The window CGACGCCACGTTCCGCTTCTTATCTCGCGACGGATCCGAATCTTTGACCAACAACTACCAACCAACGGttgcttcttcctcctcttcctcagCCATGTACCACCACCATCTCCCCAACGCGGCGTCGCATTTGGCTTACCCTCCTCAGCTGATGCAGCATCAGGAAGCTTGGCCGCCTGGCGTCGAGCCtcccgccgccgccgccgtcgaGCCTCTTCCTCCTGGAGTCAAACGCACCTCTGAAGGTCTGTCCTTTTACCAATTCTCAGATCTGCATCGTTTGATTCATTAAAGTCTTCACCTTTATTGCTTTTGGAGAGCCTTAAAGTCTTCACCTTTCCGTTTCCTATGCTCTCATCGTGATTCAATCTTGATGGTTCCTTCAATTGCAGCATTAAAAAACGTTTCTTTAACTGAGATTAAGGCATTAGAACACACTGCTTGCTATTCTAGGATAGATCTTGACTTACACTGTTTGTGTTACTTACCCCAACGATTTTTGAATTGGTTAGTCAATGGGTTCTTTTGTGTTTGGGATACCACTAAGCTTTACAGAAGTTAGAATCATCTCTAAGGATATTTGACTACTGTAATGCTATTAATTACATCTCTGTTAAAGTATATTTGACTACTGTAATGTTATTAATTAGTCTTTGTTTGctttaatattttagaaaagacaGTTAGTTTTTTGTTCCCTTAAAAGTTATCTTTTCTTGCAACTCTTTCCAATAAACTTTTTCAAAAGGAAGACATACCTACTGTAAACTCTAAGTTATGTTTTCTGCTGTATTATTTCGTATATTTCATTATCCTCAAGTTTATTTTCAAGATATAAATATACAgcagcatatatatatatatatatataccttctcATGTTGTTGTATATTACTGTTTATTATGTAATATAGCGCTCTACTATCCGACTCTCTACGGTGCCCATAATCCAATGGGTCAGACGGAAGCTTGGTATACTACGGACTATTTAACCAAGCGACTTAAGTTGGAGAGTACGAGCCATTTGCCTGTCTATCCGCAGCGGGCAGGGGAGAAGGATTGTACACACTATATGCAAACAAGAACTTGTAAATTTGGAGAGGGCTGCAAGTTTGATCATCCTGTTTGGGTTCCTGAAGGTGGAATCCCAGATTGGAAAGAGGTGATCGTTTACTACTATCTAAGTATTTACATTATAATGAATTACGTTTTTCTCTTCTCTGGATTTAGGCTATGTACTTATATGTTTATACCACGAGAGTTTGTGTCTGATTACTTTCTAAACTATACCTATACTCTTTTTGCTTGGTGTCTGGGCTCATAAacttagtattttttttttgttttgtttttggtcaGCACTTAGTGCAATATATCTATACTGTTTAGGTATCTTGATAGTGACTCAAGGCTTCAGTTTCTGTTTCTGCAactgtgtttgttgttgttgcattTCCCTTTGTCAGATCGTTTCTTGACTTGGAAGTGACATTTGTCTAGGCATTCAAGGATAAGatgataaaatcatttttttttcttttttttcattcagGCACCAGTTGTTCCAAACGATGAGTACCCTGAGAGACCAGGTGAACCAGATTGTCCGGTAAGCTGTTTCTGAAAACTTCTCTCCTATTTTAGCTCTGTTTCTTCCTTAGGATCTGACCATCATTGTCTTCTCTTCACTGCTGGGcagtattatataaaaacacaaCGTTGCAAATATGGTCTAAGGTGCAAGTTTAATCATCCCAAAACAGCGGCTGCAGTAAGTGACTTTTCCATCTCCCAATTATATTCCTCAGTTTTTTTGTATGTGGCTGCAGGCACTCCGAATAAGATCTTGTGCTTCTAATATATGCTACTTGATGCTCTTCTGTAAATCAGGTTACTGTTGAAACTCCAGATGCCTTACCTGAGAGGCCTTCTGAGCCCCCGTGCACTGTAAGATATACACATATAGCAACATAACTTATCCGTTTTCAAAGATGAATCTAATCCTAATTATTAAGTTCACTGATCTTTCTACTCTGCAACAGTTCTACATGAAGACTGGAAAATGTAAATTTGGTTTAACATGCAAGTTCCACCACCCAAAGGATATCCAACTACCATCGTCTAGTCAAGATAATGGCAGTACTGAGGCTGTAACCAGTGAACCTGATGTTACCAACAATCCGCATGTGACATTTGCTCCGGCAGCATATTACAACTCGAAGGGACTTCCAGCTAGGCCGGTAATGGTTTCAGCTTCAAGTTCCATACATATTATCTTAATAGTCAGAATTGGTGAACTATCTAGTGTCTAGTTACTATTCTTATAACTGATTGTATGCTGACCTGTTCTGTCATCTTAGAATGAAGTTTCACTAATTAGATTGTTAGCTTTTACAGGCTGAAGTAGACTGCCCGTTCTATCTCAAGACCGGAAGGTGAATATCAAATACAAAGTCGTTGTTTACAaccttgaaaataaaataaaaagtgatactaacgttttaatttgttttccaTTTCCACGATCAGCTGCAAGTATGGCGCCACCTGTCGCTACAATCACCCTGAGAGGACTGGTTTGTGAGCGTGTCTCATTTAAATATTTGTGTTCGTAGAATCTTTAATGTACCACTTACTTTTCTCATAATCTTTACGGTATCTTCTGTGTGCCTCTTGCTGTTTTGATTTTGGTTACAGCATTCACACCCCAGGCTGGTGGGATAAATTATCCTCTAGTGTCCCCGACCAGTGCGAGTGTAAACCTTGGGTTGATTAACTCAGCTGCCTCCCTCTATCAGACTCTTGCTCAACCCTCGGTAGATGTCTACAATCATGCTGTAAGAAATATTTAAATGCTCCTTCTAAGATGCTGGAGGTTTAATTAAAGTAGAACTTGTTGCAGCTAGGAGCCCTTACAGCAACTTATCCCCAAAGACCTGGACAACCAGAATGTGACGTGAGTATTCTTGTGCAACTTCTTAGATTGTTGACATGTCCGTTGGACTTTTACTAAAAACCCCTCACTATCTTTCATATAGTACTACATGAAGACAGGGGAGTGCAAGTTTGGAGAGAGGTGCAGGTTCCATCACCCAGCAGATAGGTTAAACGCAACGAGTAAACAAGCTCCTCAGCAGCCGAATGTGAAGCTGAGTCTTGCAGGGTATCCCAGAAGAGAGGTACCTAATAGAAACTCACACTACTTTACTTGTATTGAGTTTGTGTGCTAATCCAGTAGAGGAATCTGTTGCAGGGTGCGCAAAATTGCCCGTATTACATGAAGACAGGGACTTGCAAGTACGGGGCAACATGCAAGTTTGACCATCCTCCTCCAGGTGAAGTTATGGCTAAAACCGCTTCAGAAGCTGAAGCtgatgctgctgctgctgctggtgGAGCGACTGACACGACTCAGTGAGTAGCTATCTTTGTGTAAGATAAGATGATAAGCGTGTTGTAATCTTGTTTTACTTGCTATGTTCTGCATCTGTTTCTCCTTTCTCAAATCCCTTTTATCACATCCTAAAACCAAAAGAAGAGATCGAGTGAGTCTACTTTCCTGAGTATCCTCTCTACAATTGGTCATGCACTAGAGCTTCTGTGTTTATAAAGGCAACAAAGTGGGTCTAAGTTTTCCACCATTACCGTTATTCTCATCTCAGTGATTCGATACTTAATATGAAAGCAATAATCAGTAAACTCCAACCAAATTatacaataatattattatacagCCAACCGTTCATTTGCATACAGATGTAACAGAGAGAAGCCAGTAGTTCTTGAAAACATGCTTCTTCAGCAAGAAACATGTCGATGCCAACTGCTAGTGGAACCAAAGATTTGTTTGTTAGCATTTGGTTCTTATCAGCAGAAGGAGAAGAGACGTCAAACAAAGGCAGAGGAAGAGTACATGGAGTTATATAGACTCTTGTCTCTAGTTTTGATTGAAAACATGTGAATGCCTCTATTAATGACAAAAAGGACAAACGATCAAAGATGTAGCAGAGAAAAGACTCAAAAAAGTTTGATACCTTTCCCATCTctcttttaaaaactttttgatTGGTTTTAAAATTGGACGCACAGTTACCAAGACCCTCTTCTGGGCCTATCTTACCGAAACACTATGCAACCTCTCCCACAGCTTCAACACGGGTGTCTCCATGGTATTGAATGAAATCTACAGCTCAGATGGGTCAAAGCCACAAACTATGtcgaaattaaataaaatttaaaataaaagtaacaaactttttttattctttttttttagaggTTTAAATAAGAGGGAAGGGTCTCGCAGGTTATAAGCTTATAAGCCGCCGCCTTGAAAAAAATCCAGAAAGGCTATTGTTTCTTGACGAAGGTAGAAATTTGCATTTCTTCTTCCCACTTTATTGTGTGTTTGATTCATACCTAACCGTTATCTTTTTTCTTAGGAAGATATTGTTCGTCTTATGCTTACTGTGTCTATTCTTGATGGTTTAGGTGAAGAGTAAGAAGAAACTTAGAGACAAAACCAAACAGAATGAAGTATGTTTTGGTGACAGGAGGAGTGGTGAGTGGACTTGGGAAAGGAGTCACTGCAAGTAGCATTGGACTTCTCCTTCAAGCCTGTGGCCTTCGTGTTACTTCCATCAAGATTGGTGAGACTATTTTATATACATCCTGTGTTTTTGGCTCTTGAGATTGCATGTAACAACTAAAGGAGACATCTTTTTGTTCATGTGACCACTTGTATTGTGTTTGCCTATATGAGTCAATTTGCTACCAAGGATGAAAACTTTCTTGACTGGTTTTTGTTGGTTCCTAGCTATATGATCATTTTACAATGTTTACGCAGATCCTTATCTTAACACTGATGCTGGGACAATGTCTCCGTTTGAGCATGGAGAAGTATTTGTTCTGGATGATGGTGGAGAGGTATGTCAGATTGTCCTGTATTGCTTGCTACTCATAAAACTGATGTCATTGTGTATCTAACCGGTGAGCATTTAGGTGGACTTGGACCTTGGAAACTATGAGCGTTTTTTAGACAG is drawn from Brassica rapa cultivar Chiifu-401-42 chromosome A05, CAAS_Brap_v3.01, whole genome shotgun sequence and contains these coding sequences:
- the LOC103870237 gene encoding zinc finger CCCH domain-containing protein 37 isoform X4 → MAAHRHQLFTYALQPSLAAASTASPAPPPPQPQPQQNLSLSSLYASSAADRYYPDATFRFLSRDGSESLTNNYQPTVASSSSSSAMYHHHLPNAASHLAYPPQLMQHQEAWPPGVEPPAAAAVEPLPPGVKRTSEALYYPTLYGAHNPMGQTEAWYTTDYLTKRLKLESTSHLPVYPQRAGEKDCTHYMQTRTCKFGEGCKFDHPVWVPEGGIPDWKEAPVVPNDEYPERPGEPDCPYYIKTQRCKYGLRCKFNHPKTAAAVTVETPDALPERPSEPPCTFYMKTGKCKFGLTCKFHHPKDIQLPSSSQDNGSTEAVTSEPDVTNNPHVTFAPAAYYNSKGLPARPAEVDCPFYLKTGSCKYGATCRYNHPERTAFTPQAGGINYPLVSPTSASVNLGLINSAASLYQTLAQPSLGALTATYPQRPGQPECDYYMKTGECKFGERCRFHHPADRLNATSKQAPQQPNVKLSLAGYPRREGAQNCPYYMKTGTCKYGATCKFDHPPPGEVMAKTASEAEADAAAAAGGATDTTQ
- the LOC103870237 gene encoding zinc finger CCCH domain-containing protein 37 isoform X3, with translation MAAHRHQLFTYALQPSLAAASTASPAPPPPQPQPQQNLSLSSLYASSAADRYYPDATFRFLSRDGSESLTNNYQPTVASSSSSSAMYHHHLPNAASHLAYPPQLMQHQEAWPPGVEPPAAAAVEPLPPGVKRTSEALYYPTLYGAHNPMGQTEAWYTTDYLTKRLKLESTSHLPVYPQRAGEKDCTHYMQTRTCKFGEGCKFDHPVWVPEGGIPDWKEAPVVPNDEYPERPGEPDCPYYIKTQRCKYGLRCKFNHPKTAAAVTVETPDALPERPSEPPCTFYMKTGKCKFGLTCKFHHPKDIQLPSSSQDNGSTEAVTSEPDVTNNPHVTFAPAAYYNSKGLPARPAEVDCPFYLKTGSCKYGATCRYNHPERTAFTPQAGGINYPLVSPTSASVNLGLINSAASLYQTLAQPSNLLQLGALTATYPQRPGQPECDYYMKTGECKFGERCRFHHPADRLNATSKQAPQQPNVKLSLAGYPRREGAQNCPYYMKTGTCKYGATCKFDHPPPGEVMAKTASEAEADAAAAAGGATDTTQ
- the LOC103870237 gene encoding zinc finger CCCH domain-containing protein 37 isoform X2 codes for the protein MAAHRHQLFTYALQPSLAAASTASPAPPPPQPQPQQNLSLSSLYASSAADRYYPDATFRFLSRDGSESLTNNYQPTVASSSSSSAMYHHHLPNAASHLAYPPQLMQHQEAWPPGVEPPAAAAVEPLPPGVKRTSEALYYPTLYGAHNPMGQTEAWYTTDYLTKRLKLESTSHLPVYPQRAGEKDCTHYMQTRTCKFGEGCKFDHPVWVPEGGIPDWKEAPVVPNDEYPERPGEPDCPYYIKTQRCKYGLRCKFNHPKTAAAVTVETPDALPERPSEPPCTFYMKTGKCKFGLTCKFHHPKDIQLPSSSQDNGSTEAVTSEPDVTNNPHVTFAPAAYYNSKGLPARPAEVDCPFYLKTGSCKYGATCRYNHPERTAFTPQAGGINYPLVSPTSASVNLGLINSAASLYQTLAQPSVDVYNHALGALTATYPQRPGQPECDYYMKTGECKFGERCRFHHPADRLNATSKQAPQQPNVKLSLAGYPRREGAQNCPYYMKTGTCKYGATCKFDHPPPGEVMAKTASEAEADAAAAAGGATDTTQ
- the LOC103870237 gene encoding zinc finger CCCH domain-containing protein 37 isoform X1; amino-acid sequence: MAAHRHQLFTYALQPSLAAASTASPAPPPPQPQPQQNLSLSSLYASSAADRYYPDATFRFLSRDGSESLTNNYQPTVASSSSSSAMYHHHLPNAASHLAYPPQLMQHQEAWPPGVEPPAAAAVEPLPPGVKRTSEALYYPTLYGAHNPMGQTEAWYTTDYLTKRLKLESTSHLPVYPQRAGEKDCTHYMQTRTCKFGEGCKFDHPVWVPEGGIPDWKEAPVVPNDEYPERPGEPDCPYYIKTQRCKYGLRCKFNHPKTAAAVTVETPDALPERPSEPPCTFYMKTGKCKFGLTCKFHHPKDIQLPSSSQDNGSTEAVTSEPDVTNNPHVTFAPAAYYNSKGLPARPAEVDCPFYLKTGSCKYGATCRYNHPERTAFTPQAGGINYPLVSPTSASVNLGLINSAASLYQTLAQPSVDVYNHANLLQLGALTATYPQRPGQPECDYYMKTGECKFGERCRFHHPADRLNATSKQAPQQPNVKLSLAGYPRREGAQNCPYYMKTGTCKYGATCKFDHPPPGEVMAKTASEAEADAAAAAGGATDTTQ